A genomic segment from Aquila chrysaetos chrysaetos chromosome 11, bAquChr1.4, whole genome shotgun sequence encodes:
- the AP3M1 gene encoding AP-3 complex subunit mu-1, whose translation MIHSLFLINCSGDIFLEKHWKSVVSQSVCDYFFEAQEKAIDVENVPPVISTPHHYLISIYRDKIFFVSVIQTEVPPLFVIEFLHRVADTFQDYFGECSETAIKDNVVIVYELLEEMLDNGFPLATESNILKELIKPPTILRSVVNSITGSSNVGDTLPTGQLSNIPWRRAGVKYTNNEAYFDVIEEIDAIIDKSGSTVFAEIQGVIDSCIKLSGMPDLSLSFMNPRLLDDVSFHPCIRFKRWESERVLSFIPPDGNFRLISYRVSSQNLVAIPVYVKHMISFKENSSSGRFDVTIGPKQNMGKTVEGVVMTVHMPKAVLNMNLTATQGSYTFDPVTKVLTWDVGKITPQKLPNLKGIVNLQSGAPKPEENPSLNIQFKIQQLAISGLKVNRLDMYGEKYKPFKGVKYITKAGKFQVRT comes from the exons ATGATCCACAGCCTGTTTCTTATAAACTGTTCTGGTGATATATTCTTGGAGAAGCACTGGAAGAGTGTTGTGAGCCAATCTGTGTGTGATTATTTCTTTGAAGCTCAGGAGAAAGCAATCGATGTTGAGAATGTGCCTCCTGTCATCTCAACGCCACATCACTACCTCATCAGCATCTATCGGGATAAAATCTTCTTTGTGTCTGTCATACAGACAGAAGTGCCACCACTCTTTGTAATTGAATTTCTGCACCGAGTAGCAGATACTTTCCAG GATTACTTCGGCGAATGTTCTGAGACTGCAATTAAGGACAATGTAGTTATTGTGTATGAACTTCTAGAAGAAATGTTAGACAATGGTTTTCCACTGGCGACAGAATCTAACATATTGAAGGAGCTGATTAAGCCTCCTACAATTTTGCGCTCCGTTGTCAACTCCATCACag gcaGTAGTAATGTGGGTGACACACTTCCCACTGGACAGTTGTCCAACATTCCTTGGCGCAGAGCAGGGGTAAAATACACAAACAACGAAGCCTATTTTGATGTCATTGAAGAAATTGATGCGATTATAGACAAATCAG GTTCTACTGTCTTTGCAGAAATCCAAGGTGTTATTGATTCGTGTATTAAGCTCTCAGGAATGCcagatctttctctttctttcatg AACCCACGGCTGCTGGATGACGTCAGCTTCCATCCATGTATTCGGTTCAAACGCTGGGAGTCTGAGAGAGTCCTTTCGTTTATTCCTCCTGATGGGAATTTCAGATTGATCTCCTACCGTGTCAGTTCACAGAA ctTGGTGGCAATTCCCGTATATGTGAAACACATGAtcagttttaaggaaaatagTTCTTCGGGAAGATTTGATGTTACCATTGGACCAAAACAGAATATGGGGAAAACAGTAGAAGGAGTTGTCATGACAGTTCACATGCCAAAGGCCGTACTTAATATGAACCTCACTGCTACGCAAGGCAGCTATACATTTGACCCAGTTACTAAA GTGTTAACATGGGATGTTGGCAAAATTACCCCTCAAAAGCTACCAAACCTGAAGGGCATAGTGAACCTGCAGTCTGGAGCCCCCAAGCCAGAGGAGAATCCAAGTTTAAACATCCAGTTTAAGATACAACAGCTTGCAATTTCAG gaCTGAAAGTGAATCGCCTAGACATGTATGGAGAAAAATACAAGCCTTTTAAAGGTGTCAAATATAttacaaaagcaggaaaattcCAAGTCAGGACATGA